One stretch of Candidatus Margulisiibacteriota bacterium DNA includes these proteins:
- a CDS encoding DUF1385 domain-containing protein: MSGKNKELLGGQALIEGVMMKGGQALGYAVYAPHGRLVVERQEYTPWKKKFPFLGWIFLRGFFNLIEMLSIGVKALDFSLRIALPEEQAKQSKYEMPVSLAVSLLLTFGLFVFLPAFFFSRLQNVFSSVLLLNLLEGAARILIFIIFLLAVGFSRDMIRVFGFHGAEHKAVHAYEAGEELTVENVQKYSTLHPRCGTSFLLVVFVVSILVLALFGRTALFSRLLLKLLMLPVVAGLSYELVRLVCRLPGFLTNIILGPGLLLQYLTTRQPDAQMVEAAIAALEAAKGIEG, encoded by the coding sequence GGCGCTGATCGAAGGCGTCATGATGAAAGGCGGTCAGGCTCTGGGTTATGCTGTTTACGCGCCGCACGGCCGCCTGGTCGTCGAGCGCCAGGAGTACACGCCCTGGAAAAAGAAATTTCCCTTTTTGGGCTGGATTTTCCTGCGCGGTTTTTTCAATCTTATTGAGATGTTGAGCATCGGCGTCAAGGCGCTGGATTTTTCTCTGCGTATAGCCCTGCCGGAAGAGCAGGCCAAACAGTCTAAATACGAAATGCCGGTCTCGCTGGCGGTCTCACTTTTACTGACTTTCGGCCTCTTTGTTTTTTTGCCGGCCTTTTTTTTCTCGCGCCTGCAAAATGTTTTTAGCAGCGTGCTGCTTTTAAACCTGCTGGAAGGCGCGGCGCGTATTTTGATTTTTATTATTTTTTTGCTGGCTGTCGGTTTTTCACGGGACATGATCCGCGTTTTCGGTTTTCATGGCGCAGAGCACAAGGCTGTGCATGCTTACGAAGCTGGCGAAGAATTAACAGTGGAAAATGTGCAAAAATATTCCACGCTACATCCGCGCTGCGGCACTTCGTTTTTGCTCGTGGTGTTTGTTGTTTCGATTTTGGTCCTGGCGCTTTTTGGCCGCACGGCGCTGTTTTCCCGTCTGCTGCTCAAGCTGCTCATGTTGCCGGTCGTGGCCGGTTTGAGTTATGAGCTAGTGCGTTTGGTCTGCCGCCTGCCGGGGTTTTTGACGAATATCATCTTGGGGCCGGGCTTGCTTTTGCAGTATCTGACCACGCGCCAGCCGGATGCACAAATGGTCGAGGCGGCGATCGCGGCGCTGGAAGCCGCCAAAGGCATAGAAGGATAG